A genomic window from Streptomyces mirabilis includes:
- a CDS encoding phosphotransferase, whose translation MGVPSLSGLSGPPALESAADTAYEDFVRYARAFGSFGRGHHNRNYMVRPLTENDSRLVACDDRAPVTVRERIASVVPVVIRTWQDEAEILNTIWRVLPHVPRCLVKRGDVTILSYVEGVPLSRICPNGKPVDSSLILALVDLLADMTQVRRQHLPALPASWPRSSRDSRGFLRALASAAEEQIRRRNWNDFGGLFAMLGIPEDAMVRFAERVPALVSRPFSLLHTDLHRDNVIVSYDGDPPLICVDWELASYGDPLHDLATHLVRMKYPDHQWPEVIEAWREVMGRRRLKAVHGLDRDLKHYLAFERAQSVYPDVMRAATSLRGSFDQRELEAATQEVYRALRLAEEPLRLASVPDAAEIERILFRWNESHAGRDHPNGPISQIVWEPDDRVQPHPRFPAPVVSRALFEEGAASAERVFKGTAHLNTAVRVPGYPLPVMVRRKIGTANARERRFLNEHAVLGAIERSNVSVRAPRVLALGTSGLREQFTVQSYEGPADGFRPPDHPTDGLRPHEADDLVDQLAALTFVAYETLDPEAARLNFYRELQGELVRMVTELPPATRDLMRELGLPNGGRLGEILGRHTLVPRRPVLLHGDLNPWNLVRRESGGLTLIDWEMAMVGDPLYDLVRHIHLTPTRPEIRERLFSRWARLLPEDCTKGWREDWRVYRWMEVVRSAYVDLDRLVTGDSLDAPNVRRAVDAYAMTLAGATAALGLPDKSTANPYLARALPRGDHGGQRTAEHFADA comes from the coding sequence GTGGGTGTTCCGTCGCTGTCCGGCCTGTCCGGCCCGCCGGCTCTGGAAAGTGCGGCGGACACGGCGTACGAGGACTTCGTGCGCTACGCCAGGGCATTCGGGTCGTTCGGCCGCGGTCACCACAACCGGAACTACATGGTGCGCCCCTTGACGGAGAACGACTCCCGTCTCGTGGCGTGCGACGACCGTGCGCCGGTGACGGTACGGGAACGTATCGCCTCGGTCGTGCCCGTGGTCATCAGAACGTGGCAGGACGAGGCGGAGATCCTCAACACGATCTGGCGCGTGCTGCCGCACGTTCCGCGGTGCCTGGTCAAGCGCGGTGACGTGACCATCCTCAGCTATGTCGAGGGCGTGCCGCTGTCGCGCATCTGCCCCAACGGCAAGCCGGTGGACTCCAGCCTGATCCTTGCGCTGGTGGATCTTCTCGCGGACATGACGCAGGTTCGCAGGCAGCATCTCCCTGCGCTACCGGCGTCCTGGCCGCGCTCCAGCAGGGACAGCAGAGGCTTTCTGCGGGCGTTGGCATCAGCGGCTGAGGAACAGATCCGCCGGCGTAACTGGAATGATTTCGGCGGGCTGTTCGCGATGCTGGGCATCCCCGAGGACGCGATGGTGCGGTTCGCGGAGCGGGTGCCGGCGCTCGTCAGCCGCCCCTTCAGCCTGCTCCACACGGACCTGCACCGGGACAACGTCATCGTGTCGTACGACGGTGACCCGCCCCTGATCTGCGTCGACTGGGAGCTGGCGAGCTACGGCGATCCGCTGCACGACCTCGCGACGCACCTCGTGCGCATGAAGTATCCCGACCACCAGTGGCCCGAGGTGATCGAGGCATGGCGTGAGGTCATGGGCCGACGGCGGCTCAAGGCCGTACACGGGCTGGACCGGGACCTGAAGCACTACCTGGCCTTCGAGCGCGCCCAGTCCGTCTACCCGGACGTGATGCGAGCCGCCACGTCGCTCCGTGGCTCCTTCGACCAGCGGGAACTCGAAGCGGCGACGCAGGAGGTGTACCGAGCCCTGAGGCTGGCCGAGGAACCGCTGCGGCTCGCGAGCGTGCCGGACGCGGCGGAGATCGAGCGCATTCTCTTCCGCTGGAACGAGTCCCACGCGGGCCGGGATCACCCGAACGGTCCGATCTCACAGATCGTCTGGGAACCCGACGACCGAGTCCAGCCGCATCCACGGTTTCCCGCGCCCGTCGTGAGCAGGGCCCTCTTCGAGGAGGGGGCCGCATCCGCGGAACGTGTGTTCAAGGGAACGGCCCATCTCAATACGGCGGTACGGGTGCCGGGATACCCCCTTCCCGTCATGGTTCGCCGGAAGATCGGCACGGCGAACGCCCGGGAGCGCAGGTTCCTCAATGAGCATGCCGTCCTGGGCGCCATCGAGCGGTCAAACGTTTCCGTACGCGCCCCGAGAGTGCTGGCCCTGGGCACCAGCGGCCTGCGGGAGCAGTTCACCGTCCAGTCCTACGAAGGTCCGGCGGACGGGTTCCGCCCACCGGACCACCCGACCGACGGACTCCGGCCGCACGAGGCGGACGATCTCGTGGATCAGCTCGCGGCGCTGACCTTCGTCGCCTACGAGACGCTGGATCCCGAAGCGGCGCGGTTGAATTTCTACCGGGAGCTTCAGGGCGAACTGGTCCGCATGGTGACCGAACTCCCCCCGGCGACGCGAGACCTGATGCGAGAACTGGGGCTCCCCAACGGAGGCCGTCTCGGTGAGATCCTCGGTCGCCACACCCTGGTCCCGCGCCGCCCCGTGCTCCTGCACGGCGACCTCAACCCCTGGAACCTCGTGCGCCGTGAGAGTGGCGGTCTGACCCTCATCGACTGGGAGATGGCTATGGTCGGTGACCCGCTGTACGACCTGGTCCGCCACATACACCTCACCCCCACGCGTCCGGAGATCCGTGAGCGCCTGTTCTCCCGCTGGGCCCGTCTGCTGCCCGAGGACTGCACGAAGGGCTGGCGTGAGGACTGGCGTGTCTACCGTTGGATGGAAGTCGTCCGCTCGGCCTACGTGGACCTCGACCGCCTCGTGACCGGCGACAGCCTGGACGCCCCCAACGTCCGGCGTGCGGTGGACGCCTACGCGATGACCCTGGCCGGCGCCACGGCAGCGCTGGGACTCCCGGACAAATCGACCGCGAACCCCTATCTCGCCCGTGCGCTGCCGCGGGGAGACCATGGGGGCCAACGGACAGCCGAGCACTTCGCGGACGCCTGA
- a CDS encoding GntR family transcriptional regulator codes for MSGERGEGGGTEFQRILETLRTRIADGTYAIDSHLPAQRELAEELGVSRDTVQRVLRELNNEGWIKSRQGSGSRVVKSPTHLGNPKQEVPRVRATLGTFVARAFAQPTVRLDVFTLTSESLDAHIRLQAEHIRLKEITPERIELRILLPSESLDLPYPRMKKSSEDQSAQPEPDQSGRLQDRLRAITERHTISLRAALRDLQTEGLVPSVRVEIRHVPLAPAFKLYLRPGVEALFGPYQVVERPILLDDGVEVEATDVLGLGSTLTRHVNDEGDPDSSGSVFMESMQAWFDSCWRLLADAP; via the coding sequence GTGAGCGGAGAACGCGGCGAGGGAGGCGGTACGGAGTTCCAGCGCATCCTGGAGACGCTGCGAACCCGTATCGCCGACGGCACGTACGCGATCGACTCCCACTTGCCCGCGCAGCGCGAGCTGGCCGAGGAACTCGGGGTCTCCCGCGACACCGTGCAGCGTGTACTGCGAGAGCTGAACAACGAAGGATGGATCAAGTCCCGTCAGGGCAGCGGATCGCGGGTTGTGAAGAGCCCGACCCACCTGGGCAACCCGAAACAGGAAGTGCCCCGGGTGCGCGCGACTCTGGGCACCTTCGTCGCACGGGCATTCGCCCAGCCGACCGTACGACTGGACGTGTTCACCCTCACCTCGGAGTCCCTGGACGCCCACATCCGACTCCAGGCCGAGCACATCCGGCTCAAGGAGATCACCCCCGAGCGCATCGAGCTGCGCATCCTGTTGCCCTCGGAGTCGCTGGACCTTCCCTACCCGCGCATGAAGAAGTCGAGTGAGGACCAGTCCGCACAGCCGGAACCCGACCAATCGGGCCGATTGCAGGACCGGCTCCGTGCCATCACCGAGCGGCATACGATTTCGTTGCGTGCCGCTCTGCGCGATCTGCAGACGGAGGGTCTGGTGCCGTCAGTGCGGGTGGAGATCCGGCATGTGCCATTGGCGCCGGCGTTCAAGCTGTATCTGCGCCCGGGCGTCGAGGCGCTGTTCGGCCCGTATCAGGTGGTGGAGCGGCCCATCCTGCTGGACGACGGCGTGGAGGTCGAAGCCACGGATGTCCTCGGTCTCGGATCGACCCTGACCCGTCACGTCAACGACGAGGGCGATCCGGACTCCTCCGGGTCTGTGTTCATGGAGAGCATGCAGGCCTGGTTCGACTCCTGCTGGCGTCTCCTCGCGGATGCGCCCTGA
- a CDS encoding HAD-IA family hydrolase: MTSDTAQTEPVAAETENLREVIERAHFVLFDFDGPICRLFAGHSAEDVAKDLVEWLERQGLRGLLTEEEQVHPDPMVVLYAVHRRHPHSDLVSELEERLTQQELKAVPSAWPTAYADPLIRTWSAVGARLAIATNNSARTATGYLASRDLTNCFAPNIYGRGQDLHHLKPDPHCLNRALNALGAAPAAALMIGDAPSDYEAARQAGVPFLGYARTAYKEKLLREAGAEDVVSSLEPVLRVLRGSA; this comes from the coding sequence GTGACTTCTGATACGGCGCAGACTGAACCTGTGGCAGCAGAGACCGAGAACTTGCGGGAAGTGATCGAACGCGCTCACTTTGTACTCTTCGACTTCGACGGGCCGATCTGTCGGCTCTTCGCGGGGCACTCCGCGGAGGATGTGGCGAAGGACCTGGTGGAGTGGCTGGAGCGGCAGGGGCTGCGGGGACTGCTCACCGAGGAGGAACAGGTCCACCCGGACCCGATGGTGGTCCTGTACGCCGTCCACCGCCGCCATCCGCACAGCGATCTGGTGAGCGAGCTGGAGGAACGTCTCACCCAGCAGGAACTCAAGGCGGTGCCGTCCGCCTGGCCCACCGCGTACGCGGACCCGCTGATCCGGACCTGGAGCGCCGTCGGCGCACGGCTGGCCATCGCGACCAACAACTCGGCCCGCACCGCCACCGGTTACCTCGCGAGCCGGGATCTCACCAACTGCTTCGCCCCCAACATCTACGGCCGGGGCCAGGACCTGCACCACCTCAAGCCGGACCCGCACTGCCTCAACCGCGCCCTGAACGCCCTGGGCGCGGCCCCCGCCGCCGCCCTGATGATCGGCGACGCCCCCTCGGACTACGAGGCCGCCCGCCAGGCCGGCGTCCCCTTCCTCGGCTACGCCCGCACCGCCTACAAGGAGAAGCTCCTGCGCGAAGCGGGCGCCGAGGACGTGGTGAGTTCACTGGAGCCGGTACTGCGGGTGCTTCGGGGGTCGGCCTGA
- a CDS encoding GntR family transcriptional regulator, with the protein MVVTQENVAVNGSRRLSPQEIADVLRDRIRAGDLKAGDRLPTQAELAEEFGVERGTVRQALRALQDDGLLSNVSKGSPPRIAEPPASAGNEPQTTMVGLAPRLADAFSAPHVRVDAACLTAETLMLALGEPVRLIHEGRIRPESIDVRILLPSRDINLAFPVPVDGRGDDDPVHERWLAQRNAQVHVLQHNLRALRSSHGIDVRVAFRALPFTPPIKLYLLNGVEALIAYYMVTRREEEMADVTLDMYDALGSDSLLFSFEKRTGQRDAAFVDQSQKWFDALWETITTDLTLS; encoded by the coding sequence TTGGTCGTGACCCAGGAGAACGTTGCAGTGAACGGCAGCAGAAGGCTCTCGCCCCAGGAGATCGCCGACGTCCTGCGGGATCGGATCCGAGCCGGTGACCTCAAGGCGGGCGACCGCCTGCCAACTCAGGCCGAGTTGGCAGAGGAGTTCGGTGTCGAGCGGGGCACCGTCCGGCAGGCCCTGCGCGCGCTCCAGGACGACGGACTGCTGAGCAACGTCAGCAAGGGCAGCCCCCCGCGGATCGCGGAGCCGCCGGCCTCGGCCGGGAACGAGCCGCAGACGACGATGGTCGGACTGGCTCCCCGGCTGGCCGACGCGTTCTCCGCGCCGCACGTCCGGGTCGACGCGGCCTGCCTGACCGCCGAGACCCTGATGCTGGCGCTCGGCGAACCGGTCCGGCTGATCCACGAGGGCCGCATCCGCCCGGAGTCGATCGACGTCCGCATCCTGCTCCCGTCCCGGGACATCAACCTCGCCTTCCCGGTCCCCGTCGACGGCCGCGGTGACGACGACCCGGTCCACGAACGCTGGCTCGCCCAGCGCAACGCCCAGGTCCACGTCCTCCAGCACAACCTGCGCGCCCTGCGCTCCTCGCACGGCATCGACGTACGCGTGGCGTTCCGGGCCCTGCCCTTCACCCCGCCCATCAAGCTGTACCTGCTCAACGGCGTCGAGGCTTTGATCGCCTACTACATGGTCACCCGGCGCGAGGAGGAGATGGCCGACGTGACGCTGGACATGTACGACGCCCTCGGCTCGGACTCCCTCCTCTTCTCCTTCGAGAAGCGGACCGGTCAGCGGGACGCCGCGTTCGTGGACCAATCCCAGAAGTGGTTCGACGCCCTCTGGGAAACCATCACCACGGACCTGACACTCTCTTAG
- a CDS encoding winged helix-turn-helix domain-containing protein, whose translation MVVEPEHASVNGRNRSPRPQRSHREVADELRSRIRSGQLRPGQRMPTQAKLADEFGVERGAVRQALRILQSEHLLVNVSKGSPATVADTLGRALTGPEASPQPTTVALGGRITAAFEAPHVEIDALCLTSISLTLAMGEPLRQIHAGRIKPARVDVRVLLPSSDIDLAFPAPVDAPVDASAAGRLQRSWLTNRNAQGQVLRHNLLALRATHGIDVNVTFRALPFTPPVKLYLLNGVEALFAYYTLTRREEEVDHEYLEMYDVQGTQSMLFPFAQGAGLRDTTFVEQSHLWFNALWETISSKLLLSN comes from the coding sequence TTGGTCGTGGAACCGGAACACGCCTCCGTCAATGGACGGAACAGGTCACCACGGCCACAGAGGTCACACCGCGAGGTGGCCGACGAGCTGCGCAGCCGGATCAGGTCCGGCCAGCTGCGGCCGGGGCAGCGCATGCCCACGCAGGCCAAGCTGGCCGACGAGTTCGGAGTCGAACGCGGGGCGGTCCGGCAGGCGCTGCGCATCCTGCAGTCGGAACATCTGCTCGTCAACGTGTCCAAAGGGAGCCCGGCGACCGTCGCCGACACCCTGGGGCGGGCTCTGACCGGCCCGGAAGCCTCACCCCAGCCCACCACGGTGGCACTCGGCGGCCGGATCACGGCCGCCTTCGAAGCCCCGCACGTGGAGATCGACGCGCTGTGCCTGACGTCGATATCGCTCACCCTTGCCATGGGCGAACCCCTCCGGCAAATTCACGCGGGCCGAATAAAACCGGCCAGGGTGGACGTCCGTGTGCTGCTTCCCAGCAGTGACATCGACCTCGCCTTTCCCGCGCCGGTGGACGCACCGGTCGACGCCTCGGCGGCCGGCCGGCTCCAGCGCAGTTGGCTGACCAACCGCAACGCCCAGGGCCAGGTGCTGCGCCACAACCTGCTCGCCCTGCGTGCCACGCACGGCATCGACGTCAACGTCACCTTCCGTGCGCTCCCCTTCACCCCGCCGGTGAAGTTGTACCTGCTCAACGGGGTCGAGGCGCTCTTCGCCTACTACACGCTGACCAGGCGCGAGGAGGAAGTGGACCACGAGTACCTGGAGATGTACGACGTCCAGGGCACTCAGTCCATGCTGTTCCCCTTCGCGCAGGGGGCCGGGCTGCGGGACACCACGTTCGTGGAGCAGTCCCACCTCTGGTTCAACGCGCTGTGGGAGACCATCAGCTCGAAGCTGCTGCTCTCGAACTGA
- a CDS encoding GNAT family N-acetyltransferase, with the protein MSRREEIDVRTITETEIPAWIRALNTGFLRSPAVSDQEITNRGSSILPQRTLGAFDTGLPHSRLRSNGGTPIIATFRSFPQQLTTVGGTPVPADAITNVSVTPTHRRRGLLTRMMATDLTAAKDRGDVVATLIAAEYPIYGRYGFGQATTATEWTIDVSRSGLDPRWSGPTDGARIDLVDGDDVRKLGPDLHDRLRRTQPGAVSRDERWWQINTGALSLSGDSWKEPFYAVYRSATGEVEGLVSYESDDNWGDVKQPLNTAEVNWLITVTPAAERALWRYLCSIDWIAHVKTGWRAPDDLLPHVLPDPRAARITTQADWLWVRILDVVRALEARTYAGSGTLVLDVTDGDGLSAGRYRLEAGPDGATCAPTTTTADLTLNVGELAALWLGDESAVRLAALGRVCEEREGAAVVADALLRTSRRPWCPDIF; encoded by the coding sequence ATGAGCCGTCGCGAAGAAATCGACGTACGAACGATCACCGAGACCGAGATCCCGGCCTGGATCCGCGCGCTGAACACGGGGTTCCTACGTTCCCCGGCCGTATCGGACCAGGAGATCACCAACCGCGGTTCGAGCATCCTCCCGCAACGAACTCTCGGCGCGTTCGACACCGGCCTCCCCCACTCTCGACTTCGCTCGAACGGGGGGACCCCCATCATCGCCACCTTCCGATCGTTCCCGCAGCAGCTCACCACCGTCGGTGGCACCCCCGTCCCCGCCGACGCCATCACCAACGTCTCCGTCACCCCCACCCACCGCCGCCGAGGCCTCCTCACCCGCATGATGGCCACCGACCTCACCGCGGCGAAGGACCGCGGCGACGTGGTCGCCACCCTCATCGCCGCGGAGTACCCGATCTACGGGCGGTACGGCTTCGGCCAGGCCACCACCGCCACCGAGTGGACCATCGACGTCTCCAGGTCGGGCCTGGACCCCCGCTGGTCCGGGCCGACCGACGGCGCCCGTATCGACCTGGTGGACGGCGACGACGTACGCAAGCTCGGCCCGGACCTGCACGACCGCCTTCGTCGCACCCAGCCGGGCGCGGTCAGCCGCGACGAGCGCTGGTGGCAGATCAACACCGGCGCACTGAGCCTGAGCGGCGACTCCTGGAAGGAACCCTTCTACGCCGTGTACCGCTCGGCGACCGGCGAGGTGGAGGGCCTGGTCTCGTACGAGTCGGACGACAACTGGGGCGACGTCAAGCAACCGCTGAACACGGCGGAGGTGAACTGGCTGATCACGGTGACCCCGGCGGCCGAACGCGCCCTGTGGCGGTACCTCTGCTCGATCGACTGGATCGCCCACGTCAAGACCGGCTGGCGGGCCCCCGACGACCTGCTCCCGCACGTCCTCCCCGACCCGCGCGCCGCCCGCATCACGACCCAGGCGGACTGGCTGTGGGTGCGGATCCTGGACGTAGTACGGGCTCTGGAGGCGCGTACGTACGCGGGGTCCGGGACCTTGGTCCTGGACGTCACCGACGGGGACGGACTGTCCGCCGGGCGCTACCGCCTCGAGGCCGGACCCGACGGGGCGACCTGCGCGCCGACCACGACGACCGCCGATCTCACCCTGAACGTGGGCGAGTTGGCGGCCCTGTGGCTGGGCGACGAGTCGGCGGTGCGGCTTGCCGCGCTCGGGCGGGTGTGCGAAGAACGAGAGGGCGCCGCCGTCGTCGCCGACGCCCTGCTCCGCACGTCCAGGCGACCGTGGTGCCCGGACATCTTCTGA
- a CDS encoding asparaginase, giving the protein MSAAAPVVPADPFIPPVLAEVVRSGFVEGRHRGSLVLLAADGSVELALGEVTAPVFPRSSNKPMQAAGVLRAGLDLAGERLALAAASHSGEAFHRDLVHKMLAEHGLDAGQLQCPPDLPLDPAEAETYLAGGAVRDRVTMNCSGKHAAMLAVCALRGWPLDSYLDPGHPLQQLIHTVVEEAAGESVTAVGTDGCGAPLMAISLTGLARAFRSFVLAAPGSAERRVADAMRAHPEYVAGTRRPDTWLMREIPGALSKMGAEAVQAVALPDGRALAFKIDDGATRALGPVLARALSLLGTQSPILSKIGHAPLTGGGIEVGEIRATF; this is encoded by the coding sequence ATGTCCGCCGCCGCTCCTGTCGTCCCCGCAGACCCCTTCATACCGCCTGTTCTCGCCGAGGTCGTCCGTTCGGGATTCGTCGAGGGGCGGCATCGGGGCAGCCTGGTGCTGCTGGCCGCGGACGGGTCGGTCGAGCTGGCGCTGGGCGAGGTGACCGCGCCGGTCTTCCCGCGCTCGTCGAACAAGCCGATGCAGGCGGCGGGTGTGCTGCGGGCGGGGCTTGACCTGGCAGGCGAACGGCTGGCTCTCGCCGCCGCCAGCCACTCCGGGGAGGCCTTCCACCGCGATCTCGTCCACAAGATGCTGGCCGAGCACGGGCTGGACGCCGGGCAGTTGCAGTGCCCGCCGGATCTGCCGCTGGACCCGGCGGAGGCGGAGACGTATCTCGCCGGGGGCGCGGTCCGTGACCGGGTCACCATGAACTGCTCCGGCAAGCACGCGGCGATGCTCGCGGTGTGCGCGCTGCGAGGCTGGCCCCTGGACTCCTACCTGGACCCCGGGCATCCGCTCCAGCAGCTCATCCACACCGTGGTCGAGGAGGCGGCGGGGGAGTCGGTGACGGCGGTCGGTACGGACGGCTGCGGTGCGCCGCTGATGGCGATCAGCCTCACGGGCCTCGCCCGTGCCTTCCGCTCCTTCGTCCTCGCCGCCCCCGGCTCCGCCGAACGCCGTGTCGCCGACGCCATGCGCGCCCACCCCGAGTACGTCGCCGGCACGCGCCGTCCCGACACCTGGCTCATGCGCGAGATACCGGGTGCCCTCTCCAAGATGGGCGCGGAGGCCGTCCAGGCGGTGGCCCTCCCCGACGGCAGGGCCCTCGCCTTCAAGATCGACGACGGCGCCACCCGCGCACTCGGGCCCGTCCTCGCCCGCGCCCTGTCCCTCCTGGGCACGCAATCCCCGATCCTCTCCAAAATCGGCCACGCCCCCCTGACCGGCGGAGGCATTGAGGTGGGCGAAATCCGAGCGACGTTCTAG